One stretch of Saccharopolyspora erythraea DNA includes these proteins:
- a CDS encoding heavy metal translocating P-type ATPase, producing MSGVVVRAVAGGRVRLVVPWLRAKPDGAGVVDQRIGAVDGLRGLRVFARSGNVVIWVAPEQLDVDELVGALEAPPTGVAPQQRTRWAPDSSTGEITRLVIGGVVLAFVALRRLFRLPRFAGGSSGVLRAATVFTGLPFFRGFLNALTGRGHAGTDALVTAATVVALLLRENVVALTVLWLLNIGEFLQVVTLRRTRRAIEELLTIGEEHAWLVRDGVEIEVPLEQVEPGDVVAVYEHHKIPVDGVATAGNALVDQAAITGEALPVYVCEGSQVYAGTVITSGSLTVAATSVGQDTTVGRIIKRVEEAQADQAPVQTVATRFTRRFVPVSFALAGLTYLLTRDARRAMTMLLIACPCAAGLATPTAISAAIGNGARRGTLIKGGTHLESAGGATAVVFDKTGTLTLGRPLVTSVVALSNFTADEVLALAASGELHARHPLAQAIVRRTHEEHLEIPVHQACEVVLGMGMRAELDGARLLVGSPALLRHYGLELPDHARGWARQLRAQRESVICLARDEDLIGLLGISDAIRDGSEAVIEQLRKLGVDRIALLTGDAPEAAQAVADKLGITEVHAHALPEAKLQLIRDLQADGHTVAMVGDGTNDAPALALADIGIAMGTQASHVTLETADIALASNDLRQVPAVVELSQHTLRVVRQNYALALGVNVVGLLAGAGGSINPVLAALLHNASSITVVANSARLVNHTPALPSPHPVPPPDLGDGQA from the coding sequence ATGTCCGGCGTGGTCGTTCGGGCGGTCGCCGGCGGCCGCGTGCGGCTGGTCGTGCCGTGGCTGCGGGCCAAGCCGGACGGGGCGGGTGTGGTCGACCAGCGCATCGGTGCCGTCGACGGGCTCCGCGGGCTGCGGGTCTTCGCACGCAGCGGCAACGTGGTCATCTGGGTCGCCCCGGAGCAGCTTGACGTGGATGAACTGGTGGGCGCGTTGGAAGCGCCCCCGACAGGTGTCGCGCCACAGCAACGCACGCGCTGGGCTCCGGACTCCTCGACAGGCGAGATCACCCGCCTGGTCATCGGCGGTGTCGTACTCGCGTTCGTCGCCCTGCGCAGGCTGTTTCGCCTGCCGCGGTTCGCCGGTGGTTCGTCCGGAGTGCTGCGTGCGGCCACCGTGTTCACCGGCCTGCCGTTCTTCAGAGGCTTCCTCAACGCCCTGACCGGACGCGGGCACGCCGGAACCGACGCGCTGGTGACCGCCGCGACCGTCGTCGCCCTGCTGCTGCGGGAGAACGTCGTGGCCCTGACCGTCCTGTGGCTGCTCAACATCGGCGAGTTCCTGCAGGTCGTGACCCTGCGGCGCACCCGCCGCGCGATCGAGGAACTGCTCACCATCGGCGAGGAGCACGCCTGGCTGGTCCGCGACGGCGTGGAGATCGAAGTACCGCTCGAACAGGTCGAGCCCGGTGACGTGGTCGCGGTCTACGAGCACCACAAGATCCCCGTCGACGGCGTCGCCACCGCGGGCAACGCGCTGGTCGACCAGGCCGCGATCACCGGCGAGGCGCTGCCGGTCTACGTGTGCGAGGGCTCGCAGGTCTACGCGGGCACCGTGATCACCTCCGGATCGCTGACGGTGGCTGCGACGTCGGTGGGACAGGACACCACCGTCGGCCGGATCATCAAGCGCGTCGAGGAAGCCCAGGCCGACCAGGCGCCCGTGCAGACCGTCGCGACGAGGTTCACGCGGCGGTTCGTCCCGGTCTCCTTCGCCCTCGCCGGCCTGACCTACCTGCTCACCCGCGACGCCCGCCGGGCGATGACGATGCTGCTCATCGCCTGTCCCTGCGCCGCGGGCCTGGCCACCCCGACCGCGATCAGCGCGGCGATCGGCAACGGCGCCCGCCGGGGCACCCTCATCAAAGGCGGAACCCACCTGGAAAGTGCCGGCGGCGCGACCGCCGTCGTCTTCGACAAGACCGGCACCCTCACCCTCGGTCGCCCACTGGTGACCAGCGTCGTCGCGCTCAGCAACTTCACCGCCGACGAGGTGCTCGCGCTGGCCGCCTCCGGCGAGCTCCACGCCCGTCACCCGCTGGCGCAGGCGATCGTGCGCCGCACCCACGAAGAGCACCTCGAGATCCCCGTGCACCAAGCCTGCGAGGTCGTGCTCGGTATGGGCATGCGAGCAGAGCTCGACGGGGCCCGGCTGCTCGTCGGCAGCCCCGCCCTGCTCCGACACTACGGTCTGGAGCTGCCTGATCATGCCCGAGGCTGGGCTCGGCAGCTGCGCGCGCAGCGGGAAAGCGTGATCTGCCTGGCTCGCGACGAAGACCTGATCGGCCTGCTCGGTATCTCGGATGCGATCCGGGACGGTAGCGAAGCCGTCATCGAGCAGCTCCGCAAGCTGGGGGTCGACCGCATCGCCTTGCTCACCGGCGACGCGCCCGAAGCCGCCCAAGCTGTCGCGGACAAGCTCGGCATCACCGAGGTCCATGCCCACGCACTGCCCGAGGCGAAACTCCAACTGATCCGCGACCTGCAGGCCGACGGACACACTGTGGCCATGGTCGGCGACGGCACCAACGACGCCCCGGCACTGGCGCTGGCCGACATCGGCATCGCCATGGGCACCCAGGCCTCCCACGTGACGCTCGAAACCGCCGACATCGCCCTGGCCAGCAACGACCTCCGCCAGGTGCCGGCCGTGGTCGAGCTGAGCCAGCACACCCTCCGTGTCGTCCGCCAGAACTACGCGCTGGCGCTGGGTGTCAACGTCGTCGGGCTCCTCGCGGGCGCCGGCGGCTCCATCAACCCGGTCCTGGCCGCGCTGCTGCACAACGCCAGCAGCATCACCGTCGTCGCCAACTCCGCCCGCCTGGTCAACCACACCCCGGCATTACCGAGCCCGCACCCCGTGCCGCCCCCGGACCTCGGCGACGGCCAGGCATGA
- a CDS encoding DUF1490 family protein, translating to MHFLLGSFAAKLVHYTVSGTVGVAVVRAAEHAAPQLKPKARELAVNTMARGIVVGRTLSGFAEEARLKAGDLVAEAHESLGQEAPAPTSVQAKDEHGH from the coding sequence ATGCACTTCTTGCTGGGTTCGTTCGCCGCGAAGCTCGTTCACTACACGGTGTCGGGGACGGTGGGCGTCGCCGTGGTCAGGGCTGCCGAGCACGCCGCTCCGCAGCTCAAGCCGAAGGCGCGCGAGCTGGCGGTGAACACCATGGCGCGCGGCATCGTGGTCGGACGCACGCTCAGCGGCTTCGCTGAGGAAGCCCGGCTCAAGGCCGGTGACCTCGTCGCCGAGGCGCACGAATCGCTGGGCCAGGAGGCTCCCGCGCCGACCTCGGTCCAGGCGAAAGACGAGCACGGTCACTGA
- a CDS encoding ABC transporter permease subunit: protein MRALASAPTVVPALRGLLVVVGALTGLAFLVGALPWLGGDDPAQTVLRARSAEQELDPAVLEAIRRDVGMPDDPISGTVSWLAGAVRGDFGQSWVTGAPVSTSIGQALGISITLALAASAVCLLCTLLVLAPSLWRATRTAQSVGNGAIAVGSLLAALPEFLLAAVLLSAVAVHWGLAPTSGWAGPQHMPLPALALGIPAAGVLTRVLATAVDNVLSEPWVHTWRATGFRRAAVLTAVMHRAVAVALPQLVLLFVGLLGSGIVIETVFAIPGLGAIALHGVLAQDLPVVQACVAVLAVLGLALGAAGILAHRWMLGAALHSAGMAPAAPRPTATPRWAFAVAAVLGTAIVAGLLRDPNAISLTDRLQSPTAAYPFGTDALGRDLLARFGHGALPSIGASLAVSAAALVIGLVAGTTRTRPRAGIADVLNAVPPVLAGVIVAAVAGPGMLSAAVAVCAVAWIPLAVHSRTLATEVRASGFAQAAVTSGAGRAQILLRHVLPSVLPSVARHALVRLPHNALALAGLGFLGLAAPHDSPEWGTMLSQSLAYTETAPWTVAAPATGLALLGLIAGLARTGRH, encoded by the coding sequence ATGAGGGCGCTTGCGAGCGCACCGACGGTGGTGCCCGCACTCCGGGGGCTGCTCGTCGTCGTGGGCGCACTCACCGGACTCGCGTTCCTCGTCGGCGCCCTGCCCTGGCTCGGCGGCGATGACCCGGCGCAAACCGTCCTGCGCGCCCGCTCTGCCGAACAGGAGCTCGACCCGGCCGTGCTGGAGGCCATTCGACGGGACGTCGGCATGCCCGACGACCCGATCAGCGGCACGGTGAGCTGGCTGGCAGGCGCGGTGCGGGGTGATTTCGGTCAGTCCTGGGTCACCGGTGCACCGGTGTCCACCTCGATCGGTCAAGCACTGGGCATCTCGATCACCCTGGCACTGGCCGCCAGCGCGGTCTGCCTGCTGTGCACGCTGCTCGTGCTCGCACCGAGTCTGTGGCGGGCAACCCGGACAGCGCAGTCGGTCGGCAACGGCGCGATCGCGGTCGGCTCACTGCTGGCGGCACTGCCGGAGTTCCTGCTCGCCGCCGTCCTCCTCTCGGCGGTGGCGGTCCACTGGGGACTCGCGCCGACGTCGGGGTGGGCAGGACCGCAACACATGCCTCTTCCCGCCTTGGCGCTGGGAATCCCCGCCGCGGGAGTGCTCACCCGGGTGCTGGCCACCGCCGTCGACAACGTCCTGTCCGAACCGTGGGTGCACACCTGGAGAGCGACCGGGTTCCGCAGAGCCGCCGTGCTGACCGCGGTCATGCACCGCGCCGTGGCCGTCGCGCTGCCGCAGCTGGTGCTGCTGTTCGTCGGTCTGCTCGGATCCGGGATCGTGATCGAGACGGTCTTCGCCATCCCGGGGTTGGGGGCCATCGCCCTGCACGGTGTGCTCGCCCAGGACCTGCCAGTGGTACAGGCGTGTGTGGCCGTCCTGGCGGTGCTCGGCCTCGCGCTCGGCGCGGCGGGAATCCTCGCGCACCGGTGGATGCTGGGTGCTGCCCTGCACAGCGCAGGCATGGCACCGGCCGCGCCGAGGCCGACCGCAACCCCGCGGTGGGCCTTCGCCGTGGCCGCGGTGCTGGGCACCGCCATCGTCGCCGGACTGCTGCGCGATCCGAACGCGATCAGCCTCACCGACCGCCTCCAATCCCCCACCGCCGCGTATCCCTTCGGCACCGACGCGCTCGGCCGAGACCTGCTGGCCCGGTTCGGCCACGGCGCGCTCCCGAGCATCGGAGCGTCGTTGGCCGTCAGCGCCGCGGCCCTCGTGATCGGCCTGGTCGCAGGCACCACGCGAACCCGCCCCCGCGCCGGGATCGCCGATGTGCTCAACGCGGTGCCGCCGGTGCTGGCCGGCGTCATCGTGGCAGCGGTGGCCGGTCCCGGCATGCTCAGCGCCGCCGTCGCCGTGTGCGCGGTGGCATGGATTCCGCTTGCGGTGCACAGCCGCACACTGGCCACCGAGGTCCGCGCTTCCGGCTTCGCGCAGGCGGCGGTGACCAGTGGCGCCGGCCGCGCGCAGATCCTGTTGCGACATGTGCTGCCGTCGGTACTGCCCTCGGTCGCCCGGCACGCACTCGTCCGGCTCCCCCACAACGCGCTCGCGCTGGCCGGACTCGGCTTTCTCGGGCTGGCCGCTCCGCACGACTCCCCCGAGTGGGGAACGATGCTGTCGCAGTCCCTGGCCTACACCGAGACCGCACCGTGGACCGTCGCCGCCCCCGCGACCGGGCTCGCACTGCTCGGGCTGATCGCCGGCCTGGCCCGCACCGGACGCCACTGA
- a CDS encoding ABC transporter ATP-binding protein, which yields MSMECAETGAEHDRPVLEVEGLTVEIGGRRVVDGVDFRLGRGERRGLIGESGSGKSLTGLALLGLLPTGARVGGSVRFDGEELLGLPESRLARFRGASIAMVFQDALSALNPLVRVGRQVAEPLRRHRGLARTEAHAAATEMLARVGFTDPERAVRCCPPQLSGGQRQRVALAMALACRPEVLVADEPTTALDVTVQADILALLADIADGEDAPALLFVSHDLAVVAQLCSSAMVMHDGTIVEHSPMTELVRAPRHPRTVELVDSALSLEACPRHHDRKAVS from the coding sequence ATGAGCATGGAGTGCGCGGAGACCGGGGCGGAGCATGATCGTCCGGTGCTGGAGGTCGAGGGGTTGACCGTCGAGATCGGTGGTCGCCGAGTCGTCGACGGAGTGGATTTCCGCCTGGGCCGCGGTGAGCGACGAGGCCTGATCGGCGAGTCGGGGTCGGGGAAGTCGCTGACCGGGCTCGCGCTGCTCGGCTTGCTGCCGACCGGGGCCCGGGTCGGTGGCAGTGTCCGGTTCGACGGCGAGGAACTGCTCGGACTGCCCGAGTCACGGCTCGCGCGGTTCCGGGGCGCCTCGATCGCGATGGTGTTCCAGGACGCGCTGTCCGCGCTGAACCCGTTGGTGCGGGTCGGGCGGCAGGTGGCAGAACCCCTGCGCCGGCACCGCGGCCTGGCCCGGACCGAGGCGCATGCCGCGGCGACCGAGATGCTGGCGCGTGTCGGGTTCACCGACCCGGAGCGGGCGGTGCGGTGCTGCCCGCCGCAGCTGTCCGGAGGACAACGCCAGCGCGTGGCGCTCGCGATGGCACTGGCCTGCCGACCGGAGGTTCTGGTGGCAGACGAACCGACGACAGCGCTCGACGTCACGGTGCAAGCCGACATCCTCGCGCTGCTCGCCGACATCGCCGACGGCGAGGATGCTCCGGCGTTGCTGTTCGTCTCCCACGATCTGGCGGTGGTCGCCCAGCTCTGCTCGAGCGCGATGGTCATGCACGACGGCACGATCGTCGAGCACTCCCCCATGACCGAGCTGGTTCGCGCACCGCGGCACCCGCGCACCGTCGAGCTGGTCGACAGCGCGCTATCGCTGGAAGCGTGCCCACGACACCACGACCGGAAGGCGGTGTCGTGA
- a CDS encoding MFS transporter: protein MTARESAPVRELADTIADPATLRRSVAAGAVGVFVHWFDWAAYAYLASTIASVFFPADDATAGLLAVFGVFAVSFGIRPVGALVFGPLGDRIGRKRTLSIVIFMMSGATLAIGLLPDYSKIGIAAPLLLVLLRLLQGFAAGGEFGSAASFLAEFAPRRRRGFGVSWLEVGSLLGFLAGSFVFLLLTVGLSDAQLTSWGWRIPFLIAAPLGIIGFIVRNKIEDTPEYRTLEATDNVPRSPVRELVRNNKKQLLQAAGLMTMMHVPFYAVLTYLVTYQTDYLGHSSDSAALLSTVISLVGLVLVPTFGRLSDRVGRRPVLLGAGVALFLLATPAYLLMRTGLTGTWIGGLTLGVVLSAILGTYAVWSAEIFPTRTRQGGLSIAYNLTAALFAGTVPYLMTVLISATGSTLVPGPYLMAAALIGLIAAYSLRETAGDPLLQAEDLTGEHTEA, encoded by the coding sequence ATGACCGCACGGGAATCCGCTCCCGTCAGGGAGCTCGCCGACACGATCGCCGATCCCGCGACGCTGCGTCGAAGCGTCGCCGCGGGCGCGGTCGGAGTCTTCGTGCACTGGTTCGACTGGGCCGCCTACGCCTACCTCGCGAGCACCATCGCCTCGGTCTTCTTTCCCGCAGACGACGCCACGGCCGGTCTGCTCGCCGTGTTCGGGGTCTTCGCGGTCTCGTTCGGGATCCGTCCCGTCGGAGCGCTGGTGTTCGGGCCACTCGGAGACCGGATCGGCCGCAAGCGCACACTGTCGATCGTCATCTTCATGATGTCCGGTGCCACGCTCGCCATCGGCCTGCTGCCCGACTACTCGAAAATCGGCATCGCGGCCCCACTGCTACTGGTCCTCCTGCGCCTGCTGCAGGGCTTCGCCGCGGGCGGCGAGTTCGGCAGCGCCGCGAGCTTCCTCGCCGAGTTCGCGCCGCGCCGCCGCCGCGGGTTCGGCGTCAGCTGGCTCGAAGTCGGCTCGCTGCTGGGATTCCTCGCCGGATCGTTCGTGTTCCTCCTGCTGACGGTCGGCCTCTCGGACGCGCAGCTCACCTCGTGGGGCTGGCGCATCCCGTTCCTCATCGCCGCGCCGCTCGGCATCATCGGCTTCATCGTCCGCAACAAGATCGAGGACACCCCGGAGTACCGCACCCTCGAAGCGACCGACAACGTGCCCCGCAGCCCCGTGCGGGAACTGGTGCGCAACAACAAGAAACAGCTGCTCCAAGCCGCCGGACTGATGACGATGATGCACGTGCCGTTCTACGCCGTGCTCACCTACCTGGTCACCTACCAGACCGATTACCTCGGCCACTCCTCCGACAGCGCCGCGCTCCTGTCCACGGTCATCTCCCTCGTCGGGCTGGTCCTCGTCCCGACTTTCGGCCGCCTGTCCGACCGCGTCGGCAGGCGACCGGTCCTGCTCGGCGCGGGCGTCGCGCTGTTCCTGCTCGCGACCCCGGCCTATCTGCTGATGCGCACCGGGCTCACCGGAACGTGGATCGGCGGGCTCACGCTCGGCGTCGTGCTCTCCGCGATCCTGGGCACCTACGCCGTGTGGTCCGCCGAGATCTTCCCGACCCGCACCCGCCAGGGCGGCCTGTCCATCGCGTACAACCTCACCGCCGCCCTGTTCGCCGGCACCGTGCCCTACCTGATGACGGTGCTGATCTCGGCCACCGGCAGCACGCTGGTGCCCGGCCCGTACCTCATGGCCGCCGCCCTGATCGGGCTGATCGCGGCCTACTCTCTGCGCGAAACCGCCGGGGATCCGTTGCTGCAGGCAGAAGACCTCACCGGCGAACACACCGAAGCCTGA
- a CDS encoding GNAT family N-acetyltransferase produces the protein MFDTFYQVMGYGYVPEWHGDVINMTDTYFREPGQALFVAALGDEVVGTAAVRAGGPKSPPNPHWLAERYDRPSTAQLCRTYVRSAHRRRGLARALVDLACGFVADSGRYDTVYLHTDPAIDGAEPFWRSLAKEIHDERGTGTDNAIIHFEIPLPPACQHAGI, from the coding sequence ATGTTCGACACGTTCTACCAGGTCATGGGGTACGGATATGTGCCCGAATGGCACGGCGACGTGATCAACATGACCGACACCTACTTCCGGGAGCCGGGGCAGGCGCTGTTCGTGGCGGCACTGGGAGACGAGGTCGTGGGGACGGCCGCGGTACGCGCAGGTGGCCCGAAGAGTCCGCCCAACCCGCACTGGCTCGCCGAACGCTACGACCGCCCGTCGACCGCGCAGCTCTGCCGCACCTACGTGCGCTCGGCCCACCGCCGCCGCGGCCTTGCCCGCGCTCTGGTCGACCTGGCCTGCGGGTTCGTCGCCGACTCCGGCCGGTACGACACGGTCTACCTGCACACCGATCCCGCGATCGACGGTGCCGAGCCCTTCTGGCGCAGCCTTGCCAAGGAGATTCACGACGAGCGGGGAACCGGCACCGACAACGCGATCATCCACTTCGAGATCCCCCTGCCTCCCGCGTGTCAACACGCCGGTATCTGA
- a CDS encoding ABC transporter ATP-binding protein yields the protein MHALNGVDVELGAGERVGIVGESGCGKSTLLRMLLALEAPDEGTVSYQDHPVRPGGARSLRWFRSEVQFIPQDPWSSLNPRMRIGDAIAEPLRYLRVPVDREQRVAEVLGLVGLEPEMADRRPAAFSGGQRQRIAIARALAPSPRFLLADEPVTALDASVRSRVLGRLRDLVEREGLGLLLVTHDLAVVRRLCDRVLVMRAGEIVEHGSTDDVFRSPAHDYTRTLLDSVPRLSAYLSEGIVE from the coding sequence GTGCACGCGCTCAACGGGGTGGACGTGGAACTCGGCGCAGGTGAGCGGGTCGGCATCGTCGGGGAATCCGGGTGCGGCAAGTCGACATTGCTGCGCATGCTGCTCGCGCTCGAAGCCCCGGACGAGGGCACCGTGTCCTACCAGGACCATCCCGTACGGCCGGGTGGAGCCCGGTCGTTGCGGTGGTTTCGCTCCGAGGTGCAGTTCATCCCCCAGGACCCGTGGTCATCGCTGAATCCCCGGATGCGGATCGGTGATGCCATCGCAGAACCCCTGCGGTATCTGCGCGTGCCAGTCGACCGGGAACAGCGGGTCGCCGAGGTCTTGGGCCTGGTCGGGCTGGAGCCGGAGATGGCCGACCGACGTCCCGCGGCGTTCTCCGGCGGACAACGGCAACGGATCGCGATCGCCCGCGCTCTGGCCCCGTCGCCGCGGTTCCTGCTCGCCGACGAGCCGGTCACCGCGTTGGACGCATCGGTTCGCTCGCGCGTGCTGGGTCGCCTGCGGGATCTCGTCGAACGCGAGGGCCTCGGCCTGCTCCTGGTCACCCACGACCTCGCCGTCGTGCGCAGGCTCTGCGATCGGGTCCTGGTCATGCGCGCGGGCGAGATCGTCGAGCACGGCAGCACCGACGACGTCTTCAGATCCCCCGCACACGACTACACCCGGACACTGCTCGACTCCGTCCCGCGCCTGAGCGCCTACCTCTCCGAAGGAATCGTTGAGTGA
- a CDS encoding ABC transporter substrate-binding protein — MPVRPNRASLTASMLAGALLLSGCFAGSPGTGTADRLNVGMAFQPAAEMSPYSDDAVLLSKLGVTETLTSLDPDGTPRPALAESWEQIDPVTLRMTLRPGVSFHDGTPLTAEHAAAALHDAATATTPPRALKGVELSAAATGERTLEVSTATPDPILAQRLTAPGLAILAPSAYREDPTAPDPVRAATGPYVLDSVQGAASATLSANREYWGGAPKASGVDARFIADGASRANALRAGEVDIIDTVPVSQLPTITGHQVLDFPLPRLVSAHLNTRKGTLSDPALRAAARDAVHPAQITAGVYAGQADPAKGLFGPASTWAAEPPAPQHETAPATPQGQPIRIATYDERPELPEIASVVAENLRSAGFTVENVVVQEYSTLESKLLRGDYDVVIGTRSYGIDTGDPVGYLSTDWTCGGSYNLSMLCDPALDAAVAEAGAADAEQRKQAAMRIAAQVLAHDAVIPLAHERTRIGVAPGVHGVAEDSFDRRLITAETVPGA; from the coding sequence ATGCCCGTGCGCCCGAACAGAGCCTCCCTCACCGCGAGCATGCTGGCAGGCGCCCTCCTCCTCTCCGGCTGCTTCGCCGGCAGCCCCGGCACGGGAACGGCCGACCGGCTGAACGTGGGGATGGCGTTCCAGCCCGCCGCCGAGATGTCGCCCTACAGCGATGACGCGGTGCTGCTCAGCAAGCTCGGCGTCACCGAGACCCTCACCTCCCTGGACCCCGACGGCACACCCCGCCCCGCGTTGGCGGAGAGCTGGGAGCAGATCGACCCCGTCACTCTGCGGATGACGCTGCGCCCGGGGGTGAGCTTCCACGACGGCACACCGCTGACCGCCGAGCACGCCGCCGCCGCGCTCCACGACGCCGCCACGGCAACCACTCCACCGCGTGCCCTGAAGGGCGTCGAACTGTCCGCCGCGGCAACCGGCGAGCGCACCCTGGAGGTGTCCACCGCCACGCCCGATCCGATCCTCGCGCAACGGCTCACCGCACCAGGACTGGCCATCCTCGCGCCGTCGGCCTACCGCGAAGATCCGACCGCACCGGATCCCGTTCGCGCCGCCACTGGCCCGTACGTGCTCGACAGCGTCCAAGGGGCCGCGAGCGCGACGCTGAGTGCGAACCGGGAGTATTGGGGCGGTGCGCCGAAGGCATCCGGGGTCGACGCCCGGTTCATCGCCGACGGGGCGAGCCGGGCCAACGCGCTGCGTGCGGGTGAGGTCGACATCATCGACACCGTGCCGGTCTCCCAACTGCCCACGATCACCGGCCACCAGGTGCTCGACTTCCCGCTGCCACGGTTGGTCAGCGCCCACCTCAACACGAGGAAGGGCACGTTGTCCGATCCGGCGCTGAGGGCGGCCGCTCGAGACGCCGTTCACCCGGCGCAGATCACCGCGGGTGTCTACGCCGGCCAAGCCGACCCCGCCAAGGGCCTGTTCGGGCCTGCCAGCACGTGGGCGGCGGAACCTCCTGCCCCGCAGCACGAAACCGCTCCCGCGACACCGCAGGGGCAGCCGATCCGGATCGCCACCTACGACGAACGCCCGGAGCTTCCCGAGATAGCCTCGGTGGTCGCCGAGAACCTGCGCTCCGCGGGATTCACGGTCGAGAACGTGGTCGTCCAGGAATACTCCACACTGGAGTCCAAACTGCTTCGAGGTGACTACGACGTGGTCATCGGCACCCGCTCGTACGGGATCGACACCGGCGACCCGGTCGGCTACCTCAGCACCGACTGGACCTGCGGAGGCAGCTACAACCTGTCGATGCTGTGCGATCCCGCCCTCGACGCCGCTGTCGCCGAAGCCGGCGCGGCCGATGCGGAGCAGCGCAAGCAGGCGGCGATGCGGATCGCCGCACAGGTGCTCGCCCACGACGCTGTCATCCCCCTGGCCCACGAGCGCACCCGCATCGGAGTCGCACCCGGCGTCCACGGCGTCGCCGAGGACAGCTTCGACCGTCGATTGATCACCGCAGAGACGGTTCCGGGCGCATGA
- a CDS encoding MDR family MFS transporter, with the protein MTAGTQRNPLVRRWSLLAQFARLPGIARLLLLTQLAFNVGFYLVVPFLAVHLSKDLAMAGWAIGVVLGVRTFSQQGLFVIGGALTDRFGIRPTVLTGCVLRIAGFVVLAAAGDLGTVLTGTVLIGFAAALFSPAVESALAAQGAALEDRGIITRAELFGLFAVCGEIGAVTGPLLGAALLGVDFGLTCSAAAAVFALILVAHARWLPRGARDDRRPLLAGWSDIVRNRTFLVFAAAYSAYLLSYNQLYLALPVELERVGAESALGWMFALAAVMVVFGQIPLARWARTRLGATRALPLGFGLLSLAFAVVAAWAPWTPLPGPLGLASAVAFVVLLTLGQMLAVPVAQDLVPRLAREDNLGSYYGFLSSAGGLAVLVGSGAAGGLLDLAAQPAAAAAVPWLFLAVLPAVGGLTLLVLARHYPNENRSH; encoded by the coding sequence GTGACCGCCGGAACGCAACGGAATCCCCTCGTACGGCGTTGGTCGCTGTTGGCGCAGTTCGCACGGCTGCCCGGGATCGCCCGACTGCTGCTGCTGACCCAGCTCGCCTTCAACGTGGGCTTCTACCTGGTTGTCCCCTTCCTGGCGGTGCACCTGTCCAAGGACCTGGCGATGGCGGGCTGGGCGATCGGTGTCGTGCTCGGGGTGCGGACGTTCAGCCAGCAAGGGCTGTTCGTGATCGGTGGCGCCCTGACCGACCGCTTCGGGATCAGGCCCACCGTGCTGACGGGGTGCGTCCTGCGCATCGCGGGGTTCGTGGTGCTGGCCGCGGCCGGGGACCTCGGCACCGTCCTGACCGGCACCGTGCTCATCGGATTCGCCGCAGCGCTGTTCTCCCCGGCGGTGGAATCCGCGTTGGCCGCGCAGGGCGCGGCTCTGGAGGACCGCGGGATCATCACCCGCGCCGAGCTGTTCGGATTGTTCGCGGTGTGCGGTGAAATCGGCGCGGTGACCGGTCCGCTGCTCGGGGCCGCTCTCCTCGGCGTGGATTTCGGGCTGACCTGTTCGGCGGCCGCGGCGGTCTTCGCGCTCATCCTGGTCGCGCACGCGCGTTGGCTGCCTCGTGGTGCCCGGGATGATCGGCGCCCGTTGCTGGCGGGCTGGTCGGACATCGTGCGCAACCGCACGTTCCTCGTCTTCGCCGCCGCCTACAGCGCCTACCTGTTGAGCTACAACCAGCTTTACCTGGCGCTTCCGGTCGAACTCGAACGCGTCGGGGCGGAATCGGCGCTGGGGTGGATGTTCGCCCTCGCCGCGGTGATGGTCGTGTTCGGCCAGATCCCCCTCGCGCGATGGGCCCGTACACGACTGGGAGCGACCCGGGCGCTACCGCTGGGTTTCGGCCTGCTGAGCCTGGCCTTCGCCGTGGTCGCGGCGTGGGCGCCGTGGACACCGCTGCCCGGGCCGTTGGGCCTCGCATCCGCCGTGGCGTTCGTGGTGTTGCTGACCCTCGGCCAGATGCTGGCCGTCCCGGTGGCCCAGGACCTCGTGCCGCGGCTGGCACGCGAAGACAACCTCGGTTCCTACTACGGCTTCCTGTCCTCAGCCGGCGGGCTCGCGGTGCTGGTCGGCAGCGGGGCCGCGGGCGGGCTGCTCGACCTGGCCGCGCAGCCCGCGGCAGCGGCCGCGGTGCCGTGGCTGTTTTTGGCCGTCCTGCCCGCTGTGGGAGGTCTCACGCTGCTCGTGCTCGCCCGGCACTACCCGAATGAAAACCGTTCTCATTAG